TCGACGGTGAACGGGATCTCTTGCCAAGGCTTCAAGGTGAGCGGCGAGGGCAGGTTGCCCGCCCCGTCGATCGGGATGTCGCCGATCTTCGTCGTCGTGCAGCCGCAGCCGGTGTAGACCCGGCTGATGATGAGGTCCGCGTCGCCGACGTTCTTCACGACGAAGTCGCGTGACACCTTGGTGTTCTTGTCGACGTCGCCGAAGTTGTAGCTCCACAGCTTGTTCAGGTCCTTCACCGCCAGCTTCGGCCCGCCCGGGACCGGCTCGGTGTAGTCCTCGACCTTGTACGGGCGGTACGGCTCGGCCAGGTTGGGGTCCTCGATGCTCTCGGCGAGGACGTCGGGGGTCCACTTCTCCGCGTTCTCACGCGCCTTTGGCGAGATCTCGTCGATCGGGAGGTCGACCGAATTCCCCTCGCCCAACAGGTCGACCGCATCCTGAACCTCTTGCGGCGCGCCCGCCAGGTCGCCCGTGGTCGGGGTGGTCTGCTCGACGATCGTTTCGACGATCTGCACCGAGGTCGGCAGTCCGAGGGCGACGGCCTGAGCACGCGCCGCCGCGTCGCCGACGCCCAACGGCAATCCCGTCGCTTGCGGTGCGACGCCGCCCGTCGCGGACGTCACGGCCTGCGAACCGCCGCGGCGGTTCGCCAGCATGCCGGCAGCGAGAGCGACGCCGAAGACGGCGACGACCGCAACGCCGATGAGAAGGCGGCGGTCGAGGGTGACGACGACTTCCTTCTCGTCCTCAGGGCCGCCGTATGCGGCGCGGGATCGGTTTCGGTTCTGGGACATGGGAGGGGATCCTTTGACTCGAGGGCGCGGAGGGCGGGATTGCCGCTGCGGGGGGGGGCGCTTGGGCGGCAGATGGGCGGGTATGTCGGCGCGCCGCTGGATGCGAGCGCGTGCAGCCGGGCGATCGAGGTGCCGCCGGCCCGCAGATCGCGCTGCGGCCGGCGGCACCTCGATGGAGGTGTGCGCTATTGCGCGGCGACGTCGGCCTGGATCGTGAACTCCACGAGCGGCGTCTTGGGGTCGTTGGACTTGATGCGGACCTGCTTCTGGACGAACTTGCCCTGCTCGGAGTTCACGCGCGGGTCGTAGCTCACCCGGACCTGCGACGTCTCGCCCGGCGCGAGCTCCTTCTTGCCGACGTGGGCGGCCGTGCAGCCGCAGCTGGCCGAGGCGTCCTCGATCACGAGGAGCGCGGTGCCGATGTTGCGGATCGTGAAGTCCTTCTCGGTGGCCTTGTCACCGGGAATCGTGCCCATGTCGACGGTCCAGGCCGTCTCCGACGGCTCGTCGATCCAGATGCGCGGCTCGCTCGCGCCGACCGGGGCTTCCTCGACGGACACCGGCTGGACGGCGGTCTGCGCGGCCGGGTTCACGGCGGCGGCGGCCAGCGGATCGGCCGTCGGCACTGCGCCCTGACTGACCGGATCGACGACCTGGCCGACCGGCGGCGGCGAGTTGAGGTCCGTCGCCTGCTGTGCCGTCGGCTTGCCGCCGATCGCACCGCCGAGGTACATGCCGATGGCGAAGATGCCCGCCACGGCCAGGATGGCCACCAGGCCGTAGAAGACCCGCGAGTCGATCTTCACGGTCACGTTGTTGTTGCTCATGCGGACGTTCTCCTTGGATGACAATGGGTGCGGAAGGTGCGAATCGGATGGGAGCCCGAGGCCTCCACGGCACGGGCGATCGGTCGATAGCCGGCCGGACGTCCCGGCGCGGCTAGGGAACCCACTGGAACCAGCGGACCGGCGTGTCGATCGACACCGGCTTGCCTCCGCCGTTCGGTATGACGAGCAGTCGCTGGGAGCGATCCAAGTACGTGAAGCCGATGAAGGCGTACGCCCGGCCGTCCGGCGACGGTGCGGCCTCGTTCAGGTAGAACGCCTTCGTCAGGTCGGTCAGCTGGACGGGCGGCGTTCGCCCGTCGATCGGCACGGCGTACAGGTTTTCGATGTCGTCACCGGCCGCCGGCAGTGCGCCGACGACGCCAACGCGGTCCTTGAGGCCGTAGTCCTTGCCGACGCGCGAGAACACCACGGTCTTCCCGTCGCGCGACCACGTCACCTTGAAGTTCGGGCCCGGGACGGGCGGCGAGGTCTGCATGAGCGGCAGCTTCTCCGTCAACGCCCGCTGCCCCTTGCCGTCGCGGCCGATGACGTTCATCCGCCAGCCGGTGCCGTCCATCGGCAGGCCCTCGCCGAACAGGATCG
Above is a window of Candidatus Avedoeria danica DNA encoding:
- a CDS encoding DUF1573 domain-containing protein, whose translation is MSQNRNRSRAAYGGPEDEKEVVVTLDRRLLIGVAVVAVFGVALAAGMLANRRGGSQAVTSATGGVAPQATGLPLGVGDAAARAQAVALGLPTSVQIVETIVEQTTPTTGDLAGAPQEVQDAVDLLGEGNSVDLPIDEISPKARENAEKWTPDVLAESIEDPNLAEPYRPYKVEDYTEPVPGGPKLAVKDLNKLWSYNFGDVDKNTKVSRDFVVKNVGDADLIISRVYTGCGCTTTKIGDIPIDGAGNLPSPLTLKPWQEIPFTVEFDARLSQEGPVALAKFIQIFSNDPTKAVFDDAAPELTHETRFRIVVRPLPAGQLVTPSDDAKKATAEAAK
- a CDS encoding DUF1573 domain-containing protein encodes the protein MGTIPGDKATEKDFTIRNIGTALLVIEDASASCGCTAAHVGKKELAPGETSQVRVSYDPRVNSEQGKFVQKQVRIKSNDPKTPLVEFTIQADVAAQ